One window of Longimicrobiales bacterium genomic DNA carries:
- a CDS encoding ABC transporter permease, with protein sequence MRLISAIRERLRALFLAERENDATAEEMEFHVEMEAQRRMREDGLGAREARRRASLAFGGVDKHREAVREARGLAWLSSLRLDVKLGFRMLIKYPGLTIAGILAIAVAVGVASAWFEFSGYISRPSLGFPDADQVVILDNFDDRSGDSDARALHDFELWRDGVRSLEQLTAVSQMDALVTAEDGRYVTARGARATPDMFALLGVQPIQGRTLLASDVAADAPDVVVIGYDLWQRLLDGGDVRGRILRVGRTPMTIVGVMPERFGFPSNQEFWVPLRDRAVQFARGEGPSVRIFGRIAPGRTLEEAQAELAAIGERTALESPATNEYLRPRVRYLESALGGSMRTVATLMNVPFLLFLVVVCGNVASLVIARTSTRMNEIALRSAIGASRGRIVAQLVAEALVLTTAGVALGLAMTWYGMEHGMPIFWEVQQSRPPYWFDGGLSWQTLAYGGLLAVVAALMIGGIPALKATGPRLRQHLTSAGGGAAGLRFGAISTGMIVLQVALCVAFLPIAFTMAQGAIASTGSAAVFPAEEYLTGRIASASNLEDSADPAPAADSAAAQGADAGRRDELRRRLLAEASIQAVAFASWLPGFNHPVDDLLFEADSSEVKVTRTLEIDPEYFRVMNMRVIAGRGFGTGDYTDEPRVAIVDEEWAGENLAGSPLGQRFRYPKLNGEAGLRWYEVVGVVRGAEEAIGPGSGVAIFVPLDSSRLAGLQLFARTSVPPATLTPRIHDIVGAIDPDLNVQNLMSLDAQWRPVERGNLLLGGLVTAIALVILLFALNGTYALLSFTVSRRTREIAVRAALGADPRRILRSIFSRALLQIGLGIVIGAVLVSFAVLEDPNGLPLVAGVAVLMLLAGIAACVLPARRALRIQPTEALKGE encoded by the coding sequence ATGAGACTGATTTCTGCCATCCGCGAGCGCCTGCGCGCACTCTTCCTTGCCGAGCGCGAGAATGACGCGACCGCCGAGGAAATGGAGTTCCACGTCGAGATGGAGGCGCAGCGTCGCATGCGCGAGGACGGCCTGGGTGCACGAGAGGCCCGGCGACGCGCTTCCCTGGCGTTCGGGGGAGTGGACAAGCACCGCGAGGCGGTGCGTGAGGCGCGCGGTCTTGCGTGGCTCAGCAGCCTCAGGCTGGATGTGAAGCTCGGGTTCCGGATGTTGATCAAGTATCCGGGGCTGACGATTGCGGGCATACTGGCGATCGCGGTTGCGGTGGGCGTCGCGAGTGCGTGGTTCGAGTTCAGCGGATACATCTCCCGACCGTCGCTCGGTTTTCCGGACGCGGACCAGGTCGTCATCCTCGACAACTTCGACGATCGCAGCGGGGACAGCGACGCGCGGGCGCTGCACGATTTCGAGCTGTGGCGCGATGGTGTGCGGTCGCTGGAACAGCTGACTGCCGTGTCGCAGATGGACGCGCTGGTGACGGCGGAGGACGGGCGGTACGTGACCGCACGGGGCGCGCGTGCGACCCCGGACATGTTTGCACTCCTCGGGGTCCAGCCGATCCAGGGGCGGACGCTGCTGGCGTCGGACGTCGCCGCGGATGCGCCTGACGTGGTCGTGATCGGCTACGATCTCTGGCAGCGGCTGCTGGACGGCGGTGACGTGCGTGGTCGCATTCTGAGGGTTGGCCGCACGCCGATGACGATCGTGGGCGTGATGCCGGAGCGTTTTGGTTTTCCGTCCAACCAGGAGTTCTGGGTCCCGCTGCGCGATCGAGCCGTGCAGTTCGCGCGAGGGGAGGGTCCGTCGGTCCGGATCTTCGGTCGCATTGCTCCGGGGCGGACGCTGGAAGAAGCGCAGGCGGAGCTTGCGGCAATCGGTGAGCGCACGGCCCTGGAGTCGCCAGCAACGAACGAGTATCTCCGTCCGCGTGTGCGGTATCTCGAGAGTGCACTCGGTGGAAGCATGCGGACGGTCGCCACGCTGATGAACGTCCCGTTCCTGCTGTTTCTCGTGGTGGTGTGCGGCAACGTTGCGTCGCTGGTCATCGCGCGGACGTCGACGCGAATGAACGAGATTGCGCTGCGCAGCGCGATCGGCGCGAGCCGGGGGCGCATCGTCGCACAGCTCGTTGCGGAAGCACTCGTGCTCACGACGGCGGGAGTGGCGCTGGGGCTCGCGATGACGTGGTACGGCATGGAGCATGGCATGCCGATCTTCTGGGAGGTGCAGCAGTCGCGCCCGCCGTACTGGTTCGACGGCGGCCTGTCGTGGCAGACCCTCGCGTACGGGGGGCTGCTCGCAGTGGTCGCGGCGCTCATGATCGGCGGCATCCCTGCGCTCAAGGCGACCGGCCCCCGCCTGCGCCAGCACCTGACCAGCGCGGGAGGCGGTGCCGCGGGGCTGCGGTTCGGCGCGATCTCGACCGGAATGATCGTGCTGCAGGTGGCGCTCTGTGTGGCTTTCCTGCCGATTGCATTCACGATGGCGCAGGGCGCAATCGCATCGACGGGCAGTGCCGCCGTCTTTCCTGCGGAGGAATACCTGACGGGCCGTATCGCGAGTGCCTCGAACCTTGAAGACTCGGCCGACCCGGCCCCCGCTGCCGACTCCGCAGCGGCACAGGGAGCAGACGCAGGCAGACGGGACGAGCTGCGCCGCCGGCTGCTCGCGGAGGCGTCCATCCAGGCGGTCGCATTCGCGAGCTGGCTGCCCGGCTTCAACCATCCCGTCGATGACCTGCTGTTCGAAGCGGACAGCAGCGAAGTCAAGGTGACGCGCACGCTGGAGATCGACCCGGAGTATTTCCGTGTGATGAACATGCGTGTCATCGCCGGACGGGGGTTCGGCACCGGCGACTATACGGACGAGCCGCGGGTGGCCATCGTCGACGAGGAATGGGCGGGCGAGAACCTGGCGGGGTCACCGCTCGGCCAGCGCTTCCGTTACCCGAAGCTGAACGGGGAGGCAGGGCTGCGCTGGTACGAGGTCGTTGGCGTCGTGCGGGGTGCGGAGGAGGCGATCGGACCTGGATCGGGCGTAGCGATCTTCGTCCCTCTCGACTCGTCCCGCCTCGCCGGGCTGCAGCTCTTCGCGCGTACGTCGGTGCCCCCCGCCACGCTGACGCCGCGCATCCACGATATCGTCGGCGCCATCGATCCCGACCTGAACGTGCAGAACCTGATGTCGCTCGACGCGCAGTGGCGACCGGTCGAGCGTGGAAATCTCCTGCTCGGCGGCCTCGTCACTGCGATCGCACTGGTCATCCTGCTTTTTGCGCTGAACGGCACGTACGCGCTGCTGTCGTTCACCGTATCCCGGCGTACGCGTGAGATCGCGGTGCGCGCGGCACTGGGTGCGGATCCGCGTCGCATCCTCCGCTCGATCTTCTCACGCGCCCTGCTCCAGATCGGGCTCGGCATCGTGATCGGTGCGGTGCTCGTGAGTTTTGCGGTACTCGAGGATCCGAATGGTCTGCCTCTCGTCGCAGGAGTGGCAGTACTGATGCTTCTCGCGGGCATCGCGGCATGCGTGTTGCCCGCTCGTCGTGCACTGCGGATCCAGCCGACGGAAGCACTGAAGGGGGAGTAG
- a CDS encoding dihydrofolate reductase family protein, with product MKTIYYTATSLDGFIADPNNSLEWLFQLEGEGEADYVQFIPRIGAIAMGSTTYEWILDHEKLLDAGNTRPWPYSQPTWVFSTRSLPGVVGADIRFVKGDVRPVHEQMAAAAGGRDIWLVGGGDLVGQFWDHGLLDELIVTIGSVTLGAGAPLLPRAITTPPMRLVSVQQMGPGFAQLRYEVQRPAK from the coding sequence ATGAAGACGATCTACTACACGGCTACCAGCCTCGACGGCTTCATCGCCGACCCGAACAACTCCCTGGAGTGGCTCTTCCAGCTCGAGGGGGAAGGCGAGGCGGATTACGTGCAGTTCATCCCGCGCATCGGCGCGATCGCGATGGGCTCGACCACGTACGAGTGGATCCTCGACCACGAGAAGCTGCTCGACGCCGGCAACACGCGCCCATGGCCGTACTCGCAGCCGACCTGGGTGTTCAGCACGCGCTCCCTGCCCGGTGTCGTCGGTGCCGATATCCGCTTCGTGAAGGGCGACGTCCGCCCGGTCCACGAGCAGATGGCCGCCGCCGCCGGCGGCAGGGACATCTGGCTCGTCGGTGGCGGCGACCTGGTCGGCCAGTTCTGGGACCACGGACTCCTCGACGAGCTGATCGTCACCATCGGCTCCGTCACGCTCGGTGCCGGCGCGCCCCTCCTCCCCCGCGCCATCACCACCCCGCCGATGCGCCTCGTTTCCGTCCAGCAGATGGGCCCCGGCTTCGCGCAGCTCCGCTACGAGGTGCAGAGGCCCGCGAAGTAA
- the ppc gene encoding phosphoenolpyruvate carboxylase, translated as MIERIRGIDIQAEGTGISRPLSENVNLLGGLLGSVVEERAGSDMLALVEELRTLCKRALQEDDPALRERAAERLRTLSTGELQWLLRAFAAFFHLVNQAERQEILRVNRERSPRHPDDAPRPESIDDAVRRLHGAGVSLGELRAMLARIDIQPTFTAHPTEARRRTILLKQRRIAELLTALRRPDATSGEVDEAADAIYAQIMLLAATDVVREERPSVHDEVEQGLFFLRSTVWDVAPRIHRDLARALERYYGARVQVPAVLRWRSWIGGDRDGNPFVTADVTRWTLERHRRTALELHHAELDALHEELSIAHRSTDLPASLRAALARHGALSAGGEAEEPYRRLIDSMKRRIASLLGGDGDSAEPPAPYDATQYRADLDAIADALAERGYDTIVRSGRIARLRVLAATFGFHLAAIDVRQHSAIHEQAVAALLETAGICDDYAERTEPERVALLERVLRMPQKLVGADDVPDAARDALETFAVVADARLRDPEAVGSFIVSMTHDVSDLLEPMLLAKESGLLRVGDDALESDLDFVPLFETIDDLAHAGDYMRALFANPVYRMQLQARGRFQELMLGYSDSNKDGGYWMANWALHRAQDALGRVCREHDVEFRLFHGRGGTVGRGGGRANLAISAMPAPAQNGRIRLTEQGEVISFRYALPGIAHRHTEQLVSAVLLSTAPQTQAASPADEKAYAIMDRIAQASMRAYRGLIDDQAFWPWYIRVTPIEHISRLPIASRPVSRKSAEDVAFDDLRAIPWGFAWTQTRYIVPGWYGIGSALEQLLQEDGSLDLLQRLHTSWPFLAAVIENAEREMARSRLPIAEHYARRVDGMDLHRRIAEEFDRSSTALLRVTRSASLLERSPVIRRSIELRNPYTDVLNLLQVELLQRYDRARHTGEDETDELRRLLFLSINGIAAAMQSTG; from the coding sequence ATGATCGAGAGGATCCGCGGCATCGACATACAGGCGGAGGGCACGGGCATCTCGCGTCCCCTCAGCGAAAACGTGAACCTGCTCGGCGGCCTGCTGGGCAGCGTGGTCGAGGAGCGGGCCGGCAGCGACATGCTCGCGCTGGTCGAGGAGCTGCGCACGCTCTGCAAACGGGCGTTGCAGGAAGACGATCCCGCGCTGCGCGAACGGGCCGCAGAACGCCTGCGCACGCTGAGCACCGGCGAGCTGCAGTGGCTGCTGCGCGCGTTCGCCGCATTCTTTCACCTCGTGAACCAGGCGGAGCGCCAGGAGATCCTGCGCGTGAACCGCGAGCGCTCGCCGCGCCACCCTGACGATGCACCGCGCCCCGAGTCCATCGACGATGCTGTCAGGCGGCTGCACGGTGCGGGCGTCTCGCTCGGCGAGCTGCGCGCCATGCTCGCCCGCATCGACATCCAGCCCACGTTCACGGCGCACCCGACGGAGGCCCGACGTCGCACCATCCTGCTCAAGCAGCGCCGCATTGCAGAGCTCCTGACGGCGTTGCGCAGGCCGGATGCAACGAGTGGCGAAGTGGACGAGGCTGCCGACGCGATCTACGCCCAGATCATGCTGCTCGCAGCGACCGACGTCGTGCGCGAGGAGCGGCCGAGCGTGCACGACGAGGTGGAGCAGGGACTCTTCTTCCTGCGCAGCACCGTCTGGGACGTGGCGCCCCGGATCCATCGCGACCTGGCGCGCGCGCTGGAACGCTACTACGGCGCCCGCGTCCAGGTGCCGGCCGTGCTGCGCTGGCGCTCCTGGATCGGTGGGGACCGGGACGGGAACCCCTTCGTGACGGCCGATGTGACCCGCTGGACGCTCGAACGTCATCGGCGTACGGCGCTCGAGCTGCACCACGCGGAGCTGGACGCACTGCACGAAGAGCTCAGCATCGCGCATCGCAGCACCGACCTGCCTGCCTCGCTGCGGGCTGCACTCGCGCGGCACGGAGCGCTGTCGGCCGGCGGCGAGGCGGAGGAGCCGTACCGCCGGCTGATCGACTCGATGAAGCGACGCATCGCGTCGCTGCTCGGTGGCGACGGTGACTCCGCAGAGCCGCCAGCGCCATACGACGCGACGCAGTACCGCGCCGACCTCGACGCCATTGCCGACGCACTCGCCGAGCGCGGCTACGACACCATCGTGCGCAGCGGCCGCATCGCCCGCCTGCGCGTGCTCGCCGCCACCTTCGGCTTTCACCTTGCCGCGATCGACGTTCGCCAGCACAGCGCAATTCACGAGCAGGCCGTCGCGGCGCTGCTCGAGACCGCCGGGATCTGCGACGATTACGCGGAGCGGACCGAGCCGGAACGCGTCGCGCTCCTCGAGCGTGTGCTGCGGATGCCGCAGAAGCTCGTCGGCGCAGACGACGTCCCGGACGCTGCCCGCGACGCACTCGAAACCTTCGCCGTTGTGGCCGACGCGCGGCTGCGCGATCCGGAGGCCGTGGGCAGCTTCATCGTCAGCATGACCCACGACGTGAGCGACCTGCTCGAGCCCATGCTGCTCGCAAAGGAAAGCGGGCTGCTGCGCGTGGGCGACGATGCGCTGGAGAGCGACCTGGACTTCGTGCCGCTCTTCGAAACGATCGACGACCTCGCACACGCCGGCGACTACATGCGCGCGCTCTTCGCGAATCCCGTGTATCGCATGCAGCTGCAGGCGCGCGGCCGGTTCCAGGAGCTCATGCTCGGCTACTCCGACAGCAACAAGGACGGCGGCTACTGGATGGCCAACTGGGCGTTGCACCGCGCCCAGGATGCACTCGGCCGTGTCTGCCGCGAGCACGACGTCGAGTTCAGGCTGTTCCACGGTCGCGGCGGCACCGTCGGTCGCGGCGGCGGGCGCGCCAACCTCGCGATCTCCGCGATGCCGGCACCCGCACAGAACGGCCGCATCCGACTGACCGAGCAGGGCGAGGTGATCTCGTTCCGGTATGCGCTGCCCGGCATTGCGCACCGGCACACCGAACAGCTGGTAAGCGCCGTGCTGCTCTCCACTGCGCCGCAGACACAGGCTGCCTCACCCGCCGACGAGAAAGCCTATGCGATCATGGACCGGATCGCACAGGCGTCCATGCGCGCGTACCGCGGACTCATCGACGACCAGGCCTTCTGGCCCTGGTACATCCGCGTCACGCCCATCGAGCACATCAGCAGGCTGCCCATCGCGTCGCGACCCGTGTCACGCAAGTCCGCAGAAGACGTGGCGTTCGACGACCTGCGCGCGATCCCCTGGGGATTCGCCTGGACACAGACGCGCTACATCGTGCCGGGGTGGTACGGCATCGGCAGCGCGCTCGAGCAGTTGCTGCAGGAGGACGGGTCACTCGATCTGCTCCAGCGCCTGCACACGAGCTGGCCGTTCCTCGCCGCCGTGATCGAGAACGCCGAGCGCGAGATGGCGCGCTCCCGCCTGCCGATCGCCGAACACTACGCACGGCGCGTGGATGGAATGGACCTGCATCGGCGCATCGCGGAGGAGTTCGACCGCAGCAGCACGGCGCTGCTGCGCGTCACCCGCTCCGCCAGCCTGCTGGAACGCTCACCGGTGATCCGCCGCTCCATCGAGCTGCGCAACCCGTACACGGACGTGCTCAACCTGCTGCAGGTCGAGCTGCTCCAGCGCTACGACCGGGCGCGGCACACGGGGGAGGACGAAACCGACGAGCTCCGACGCCTGCTCTTCCTCAGCATCAACGGCATCGCCGCAGCGATGCAGAGCACCGGCTGA